In a single window of the Leucoraja erinacea ecotype New England unplaced genomic scaffold, Leri_hhj_1 Leri_404S, whole genome shotgun sequence genome:
- the LOC129693736 gene encoding zinc finger protein 850-like — protein MEDHMMGHNKEKRYECEICGKAWLTRSKLEIHRRVHTGERPFDCSQCGKTFKTANELKIHRRVHTGERPFDCSECGKTFKTANELKTHRQVHTGERPFDCLECCKSFKTARTLKIHWQVHKGEMPYACSTCGKGFAQSSGLWVHQRVHSSERPFTCSDCGRGFKSLPELKKHMLMHTGERPYTCSQCGKGFTSSSSLMQHQRTHTGERPYTCAQCGKSFTHSSRLLIHQRTHTGEGPHTCAQCGKGFTSSSHLLIHQRIHTGERPYTCIQCGKGFISSGTLMKHQRIHTGERPYTCAQCGKGFTSSSNLLSHQRTHTGERLYTCAQCGKGFTSSTLLLTHQRVHTSELPYICAQCGKGFTHSNILLMHQRTHTVERPHICAQCGKGFTRSSNLMQHQRTHTGVRPYTCTQCGKGFTRSTTLLSYQRVHTGERPVHSPVCEERFVRASHALSHQRVHTSGQPYDCPYCGEEFDSSRGLQQHRRTHVGEQLLPLSSPLRYIVAGDEALPPAGVGAAVGDAFDHPVHFRQRRHLGASALTRVFPRTHSGVSGASRGCASMDDHMMGHNKEKRYECEICGKAWLTRSKLEIHRRVHTGERPFDCSECGKTFKTANELKIHRRVHTGERPFDCLECCKSFKTARTLKIHWQVHKGETPYACSTCGKGFAQSSGLWVHQRVHSSERPFTCSDCGRGFKSLPELKKHMLMHTGERPYTCSQCGKGFTSSSSLMQHQRTHTGERPYTCAQCGKSFTQSSRLLIHQRTHTGERPHTCAQCGKGFTSSSHLLIHQRIHTGERPYTCIQCGKGFISSSSLMKHQRIHTGERPYTCAQCGKGFTSSSNLLSHQRTHTGERPYTCAQCGKGFTRSTLLLSHQRVHTSERPYICAQCGKSFTHFNILLTHQRTHTVERSYICAQCGKGFTRSSNLLQHQRTHTGERPYTCAQCGKGFTRSTKLLSHQRVHTGDRPVPSPVCGERFAMASHALSHQRVHTSGQPYDCPYCGEEFDSSRGLRQHRRTHVGEQLLPL, from the exons atggaggaccacatgatggggcacaacaaggagaagcgttatgagtgtgaaatttgtggcaaggcctggctgACCCGGAGCAAACTAGAGATCCACCGGCGAgttcacacgggagaacgccccttcgactgctcaCAGTGCGGCAAGACCTTCAAAACGGCGAATGAACTGAAGATACACCGGCGAgttcacacgggagaacgccccttcgactgctcaGAGTGCGGCAAGACCTTCAAAACGGCGAATGAACTGAAGACACACCGGcaggtgcacacgggagaacgccccttcgactgcttggagtgctgcaagagcttcaagacggcGAGGACCCTGAAGATTCACTGGCAGGTGCACAAGGGCGAGATGCCCTATGCCTGCTCCACATGCGGCAAGGGCTTTGCCCAGTCGTCGGGGCTGTGGgtgcaccagcgggtgcacagcagtgagcggccgttcacctgctccgactgtggcAGAGGCTTCAAGTCGTTGCCAGAGCTGAAGAAACACATGCTcatgcacaccggggagcggccctacacctgctcccagtgcggcaagggcttcacctcctccagcagcctgatgcagcaccagcgcacccacaccggtgagcgcccctacacctgtgcccagtgcggcaagagcttcacacATTCCAGCAGGCTGCTGattcaccagcgcacccacactggcgagggcccccacacctgtgcccagtgcggcaagggcttcacctcctCCAGCCATTTGTTGAtccaccagcgcatccacactggcgagcgtccctacacctgcatccagtgcggcaagggcttcatctcCTCCGGCACCCTGATGaagcaccagcgcatccacactggcgagcgcccctacacctgtgcccagtgtggcaagggcttcaccagctccagcaacctgctgtcccaccagcgcacccacacaggCGAGCGcctctacacctgcgcccagtgcggcaagggcttcaccagctcCACCCTACTGCtgacccaccagcgggtgcacaccaGCGAGCTCCCCTAcatctgcgcccagtgcggcaagggcttcacccattcCAACATCCTGCtgatgcaccagcgcacccacaccgtcGAGCGCCCCCAcatctgcgcccagtgcggcaagggcttcacccgctccagcaaCCTGATGcaacaccagcgcacccacaccggcgtgcgcccctacacctgcacccagtgcggcaagggcttcacccgctccaccacGCTGCTGTCCTACCAGCGGGtgcacaccggcgagcgtcccgtCCACAGCCCGGTGTGTGAAGAGCGCTTTGTCAGGGCCTCCcatgccctgtctcaccagcgcgtgcacaccagtggccagccctacgactgcccgtactgcggtgaggagtttgacagctcgcggggttTGCAGCAGCACCGGCGGACCCACgtcggcgagcagctgctcccactgt cgtCCCCGCTCCGCTACATTGTTGCCGGGGATGAAGCGCTGCCGCCCGCCGGGGTCGGGGCCGCCGTGGGTGATGCGTTTGACCACCCCGTCCATTtccgccagcgccgccatcttggcgcGTCGGCGCTCACTCGGGTTTTTCCGCGCACGCACTCGGGCGTTTCCGGCG CATCGAGGGGCTGCGCTTCGATGGATGACCACATgatggggcacaacaaggagaagcgttatgagtgtgaaatttgtggcaaggcctggctgACCCGGAGCAAACTAGAGATCCACCGGCGAgttcacacgggagaacgccccttcgactgctcaGAGTGCGGCAAGACCTTCAAAACGGCGAATGAACTGAAGAtacaccggcgggtgcacacgggagaacgccccttcgactgcttggagtgctgcaagagcttcaagacggcGAGGACCCTGAAGATCCACTGGCAGGTGCACAAGGGCGAGACGCCCTATGCCTGCTCCACATGCGGCAAGGGCTTTGCCCAGTCGTCGGGGCTGTGGgtgcaccagcgggtgcacagcagtgagcggccgttcacctgctccgactgtggcAGAGGCTTCAAGTCGTTGCCAGAGCTGAAGAAACACATGCTcatgcacaccggggagcggccctacacctgctcccagtgcggcaagggcttcacctcctccagcagcctgatgcagcaccagcgcacccacaccggtgagcgcccctacacctgtgcccagtgcggcaagagcttcacacAGTCCAGCAGGCTGCTGattcaccagcgcacccacactggcgagcgcccccacacctgtgcccagtgcggcaagggcttcacctcctCCAGCCATTTGTTGAtccaccagcgcatccacactggcgagcgtccctacacctgcatccagtgcggcaagggcttcatctcCTCCAGCTCCCTGATGaagcaccagcgcatccacactggcgagcgcccctacacctgtgcccagtgcggcaagggcttcacctcctccagcaacctgctgtcccaccagcgcacccacaccggcgagcgcccctacacctgcgcccagtgcggcaagggcttcacccgctccaccctactgctgtcccaccagcgggtgcacaccagcgagcgcccctacatctgcgcccagtgcggcaagagcttcacccattTCAACATCCTGCTGacacaccagcgcacccacaccgtcGAGCGCTCCTATAtctgcgcccagtgtggcaagggcttcacccgctccagcaacctgctgcaacaccagcgcacccacaccggcgagcgcccctacacctgcgcccagtgcggcaagggcttcacccgctccaccaagctgctgtcccaccagcgggtgcacaccggcgaccgtcccgtccccagcccggtgtgtggagagcgctttgccatggcctcccatgccctgtctcaccagcgcgtgcacaccagtggccagccctacgactgcccgtactgcggtgaggagtttgacagctcgcgggggttgcggcagcaccggcggacccacgtcggcgagcagctgctcccactgtga